The Janthinobacterium lividum genome has a window encoding:
- a CDS encoding response regulator, translating to MAIHTILIVDDSPTERYYLSEMLVRAGYAVLTAQDGADALAQLKQARPDLILMDVVMPGANGFQITRAIARDPELQDVPVIICSSKSQETDRIWGLRQGARDYLVKPVVEAELLAKIAAIS from the coding sequence ATGGCCATACACACAATTCTGATCGTCGATGACTCGCCGACAGAACGCTACTACCTGAGCGAGATGCTGGTGCGTGCCGGTTATGCCGTCCTCACGGCGCAGGACGGCGCCGACGCGCTGGCGCAACTCAAGCAGGCCAGGCCCGACCTGATCCTGATGGACGTGGTGATGCCCGGTGCGAATGGCTTCCAGATCACGCGCGCCATCGCGCGCGATCCCGAACTGCAGGACGTGCCGGTGATTATCTGCTCCAGCAAGAGCCAGGAAACGGATCGCATCTGGGGCTTGCGCCAGGGCGCGCGCGATTACCTGGTCAAGCCGGTGGTGGAAGCCGAGCTGCTGGCCAAGATCGCCGCGATTTCCTGA
- a CDS encoding response regulator, giving the protein MTRPFLPEAPSDAVCASATILVIDDSATIRSAAAKILGEAGYRVVVAENGFEALAKIADCQPALIVCDIVMPRLDGYRTCALIKASAAYHATPVLMLSSKEGLFDRARGAMAGASACLAKPLAREALLEAVRLHLAGHFE; this is encoded by the coding sequence ATGACGCGTCCCTTTCTACCTGAGGCACCGTCCGATGCCGTGTGCGCCAGCGCCACGATACTCGTCATCGACGACAGCGCGACGATACGCAGCGCGGCCGCGAAGATATTGGGCGAGGCCGGTTATCGCGTGGTGGTGGCGGAAAACGGCTTCGAGGCCCTGGCCAAGATCGCCGACTGCCAGCCGGCGTTGATCGTGTGCGACATTGTGATGCCGCGCCTGGACGGCTACCGCACCTGTGCGCTGATCAAGGCCAGTGCGGCGTATCACGCCACGCCGGTGCTGATGCTGTCGTCGAAGGAAGGCTTGTTCGACCGCGCGCGCGGCGCCATGGCAGGCGCCAGCGCCTGCCTGGCCAAGCCGCTGGCGCGCGAAGCGCTGCTGGAGGCCGTGCGCTTGCACCTGGCCGGGCATTTTGAGTAA
- a CDS encoding rubredoxin gives MCLICGWVYDEAAGLPDEDIAPGTRWADVPMNWTCPECGARKDDFEMVAL, from the coding sequence ATGTGTCTTATTTGCGGCTGGGTTTATGATGAAGCGGCCGGTCTGCCTGACGAAGACATCGCTCCCGGCACGCGTTGGGCCGATGTTCCGATGAACTGGACCTGTCCTGAATGCGGTGCGCGCAAGGATGATTTCGAGATGGTGGCGCTGTAA